The sequence CTCTTCAAATTTTAACTGCCACaacttgcattttttttttcaaagtagaACATGCTTTAATAAAGTGTAAAGCACTTTCGATTGTATAGGTTTGACTTTGCCAGCAGAACAGAATTCTCTTTATTACCAAATCCAAAACGATTGAATCGAAAGTGTTTTACACTTTGAAGTCACTGTTTCTGACTAGTAGGGCGAGACCATGTGTATTCCACTTTAATGAAACAAACATCACACTTGATGTTGGTGAGTGACTGGTAATTGAGTTCTCAAGTGTTTTAACTCTTGAATTCAAAGGGTAGAACAGTTTAATCTGGAAAGATATACTTTTTGAATCAAACAGTGGACCTACATTGACATCCATGTGTAAGAATTCTTTAATCGAACGTTtcgattattttcagtgtaacaaaatatttaatttaaatcagACCGATTGGCCAggctaccactgtaaatagtttaaTACGCATCTTTAGAAACGATCCCTTTGATTTTATTCTGCTGATCTTACTCTATTAATTGCAATATGCAATTCAAACACAGTGACTTTCGGTACAATTACATCCAGCACGTGTCAAAATGGCGCCTGAAACTTTGCGTTTTCTAGGTGGTGACTTCTTtcgacgtaggactacgtctttcttttcaatattggagtacactttacgattgcgaaaatcggggcccgtcacgaaaatatgatagatttaaaccacagacaaacagacgtaacagcttgaacatttttctgaaaaatccatcgctcaactcatctaccaccatcttgcgagcatgttacacgaaacgatgtttcgtatgacatcgtcaccagaaggcgctggagtaaAATGTCAAACCCGAAGGATTACgacactagcgcctctagttgtgaattgcctaatcaatcaaattcaaattgatcgttgaagtcatggtcgatggtattttctctagtgttacgtctgtttgtctgtgtttaaactttaatatatcagccgtttctcgatggattttcaatttttttttggaccattcgattaaaaatgagtcaacgcttctttgtatttttttttaaaatactaatttttaagtatttattatcgataattgttaaaaagtttagaaataggtaatccaaccaatcacgtacatgcatcacgtttttggatttttgacaaaattgcttGGGAGCAAAgagcaaaacatttttttttttcacttatgatGCATTTTCCAACTAACGTATTACGTATTAcgatttgttttacgtaaaacctattttttcttttatttttatttttgttgcacTTTCTTCTgccggggctaacgggcttaatttattgaatacaagaaggCTGCTGCCCGGCGCGCgcaagccattttgatcgggattccatttgatgcagcggagcggacacagcagcacgaaggcgtgggttGCAGTGGCAGGcaactgaaaatttattccaaatggtggaggcttagcgaaaaatcatcgagtggtggtcggacagtttcaacgcaaggtgccgataagcgtttggatgcagttagttattagaaaggcgcattgggaaaagaaaattgggtcttctcaggaccatcattttatggaaaaaaaaagttaattgcgaaaatggactgtttcggagGCACCCACTTAAACAAACGGCTCTTATCAGGGGCACCAATCTTTGATGAGGAAAAAAGAGCTTATACTGAGATTTTAGGAAGAGTGAAATATCAATGTTAATGGAGAGACACAAACTATGATCACAAATACCATCCACTttgtatagctacgtagtcctacgtcacttttgcccctggcgtcctatactatcacaaggggtttgacaatagccaccatgtccacggacggtagctcattattgcgagaagattgaaaaattcgaactggggtccgacggtcgactgtcggaaagctgttccgcaaacgtcaaaacacttgttgcacggtaaaaatttttggtttattttttaggtgtgaatgttgattattaaaatcaacgagaatatgcaactttaaacgagtgtttcatgccgctatattttttaaacaagttttatggtactttaaaggcattttgtcatatatttatgtgattttgaaacattttagatttctcgaatcttcttgatatcaagaaatatcaacacttttcgtacagtgcgtgccattttgaagtttccgacactcagtctgcttcttcttctttgctccgcaaaattagaatttttctcttttctcgcaataccgtccgttgttattgtacgaaaataaacatcatgtgttctgtttactatttgttttggttaaatctgaaaattgttttcaaaataatttgcaagatttacatctttgaccatgggaattatattatttgatgataaaatataataaacttacgaattgaattgaatcgacaggtgaaatcaaacgctacacgaaatcatatttcgtaacttgttctctcgctccgaatcaaacaaaagataCAATATTCAttagtgaaattgaaatgaaataaatggtgtgCTGAAAGATGTTTTAGGATTAAATTCACATGCCCATAAtagctggtattatttttgacCAAATTGAAAATGTGTAGCTAACAATATTTAGGATAAAATCTAGTTGCTTGTAAACGCATGATTCAGCagaagtacttttcaaaatgtaggggaggaggtttggttgtgggcacccttttgtgtttggtccataactttggccctggttgatcttatgttgacatttgcatagcaatcgaaagctaaacttataaccttactactagcaaagaaattaatatgatttcatcgattaagaaaaaaatattgacaatttagaaaatttgacatttttggacatttccattttgtggttcggttgtgggcacccttgaaaacttagctaaaaataaagaagcatgaataaaaaccacacatatttaaagacaaggaatagtttatttattttaatagcCAGGAGAcactaaaaaactcaaatcaatccacctagcagtgatgatgcctccttcggtgcattaaggaggatgtttaaaaacaaatcacataagaaaggtctaaaatagcactttaaaaaaatgggtttctatttttaattgatttacgttttattagTATGcatcacagtaaaaaaaatcctgattaatcaccctagcggtaatAGTGCCTATCTCGttcataacaaaaaaaaatatattttggccataaattttgatcccatagtccgatctgaccaattttcaataggaaacaatgggaaaggattcccgtcgaatgcaacttgttgcaagcaaatcggtcaacgcttcgttccaaaaagtgtgtgtataatgactagacatgcccaaagaacaaaaatattaaattaactcattccgagacgagccagcctcgggctgaaagtctctttaataaagacacaaaaaaaaaaaaaaaaaattaactcattatttcgaacaattatgtcaaactaattataaaaactgccttaaaacgttattaaaaataagttaagggacaagtaaaacgatattgaatgatttatcaataaaatgaggttgcccacaaccgaatttcgcagcctttttggaaccagaagaaaaaaaagttcgcgctaaaattttgatggcaatcgacattgggcctcaaagtagattaaatttactgtgtaaatacgcattagaactcacttttgaattaaatcctttaatttatgacactttgaaaaggccaaaaaactttcgagttgtttttcttgtacgaaaaatttatttgtttctagttcaaagtagagatgcccatccggtttgatattgagcacaaaacatcatgctattatagcaaacaaatgacggttgtcagaatgacagcatctcttatctgtcaaaagatacataggggtgcccataaccgaacggtgcccacaaccgaacctcctcccctatgaTGGACATACTCATAaagatgttcgctacgctgaGAAGCATCTCCTGCCACGGGGTTGGGCGGCACCTTTcagtttttaaattgttttatttcaatTGCAGAGCATATTGTCCACTTCAACGGCTAGAAAGCTTACTGTTCAGGATAAGATAAACTATTTATAAATGTATTCTCTTAAGTCCCCTTTAATGCAGTGATATCTCACGAAGTGGACATTATTCGGTGCTTTACGGATTTTGGTCGGTAGgacaaaacacatttttttaaatttttagacaCTTGTTATTTACTTCCATTTCCAGCCACgttcagcatggtattgctttgtagacACATATATTACCGCATGGGTAAGGAGGGCCCTCATAATACCATGGTAAATTATTGTTTAAcatgatcaatcgttttgaataatttagtGACATCAGTGAAACTTATTCATTCATGTAAGAACAATTCAATTTTGGCATGTGTTGGGAAAGAATTGGGTGTAGTTGTGAATACGATGACGATGCAGCGAATAATCTCCTGCCAAGCCTTTCTTAGCTGTTTTCAGAGGACAACATACATTTATCGAGTTCGGCTTCTTTATGCTCTTTGACACTTGAGCTCCATCAAACAAACTATTCATACTATAACTAAGTAATAATCGATTCTCCCTTAgtttttatatgatgattggaagaaaaaaatccaggaatctCATTTAAAAGGTAAATAATCGATGGTTTTCCTACTAAAAAGTTCCATTTCAGAgggaaaaaaagttgttcgggacccctcggtaggttttttttcaaatagtcatgAAATCAAAGCTGAAGAGCTATAATTTCACGTAGTGAAAGCTTaagcgatgctcattttttgtcATAAAGGTCCCCCATACACACGCCGTGCTAACACCTAGCACTAGACAGCGGACAGGACACCaaatggaccagtggagaatttttcgctttacgaaaagttttctccttacttaatcgaacccacactccacagcgcATGCGTCTAGACGACTGACATCGCTAACCgcaaaatatgaaagccccgggtgatgatgctattttctacatacttatcaaaaaacttcttgAGAGCTCTttgtcctttttggttaattgattaaacaaatgttttcaattggcatactttccagataaatggtaaaacgccaaaattgttccaatttttaaGTCGGACAAGAATCCAGTTGAGgtttctagttatcgcccaatcagtttgctttcttcaataagcaaactgtttgaaaagattattttaattaGAATGATGgttatattaatgacaattctatttttgctgatgagcaatttggttttcgccatgagcattcaaccacccgtcagttattaagagttacgaatttaattcggctcaacaaatctgaaggatattcgactggagttgctcttcttgatatagagaaagcatttgacagtatttggcatgaaggtttgattgtaaaattaatgaattttaattttcctctgtacattattaaactgatccaaaattgttTAACAGATcgttcactgcaggtaaactatcagaattccaaatctgatagattacctgtaagggctggtgtcccccaaggcagcatactggggcccatattgtataacatttttacttctgacttacctgatttaccaccagggtgtcaaaaatctttgtttacagatgacacgggcctctcagccaaagggcgaagccttcgtgttatttgtagtagattgcaaaaaagtttggatattttctccacttacttgcaaaaatggaaaatttccccgaatgcttccaaaactcagcttataattttcccacataagccgagagcttcttatttgaaaccttctagcaggcatattgtcactatgaatggggttccaattaattggtctagcgaagctaaatatttaggacttctgctagatcaaaaattaacttttaaaaatcacattgaaggccttcaagccaaatgtaacaaatatattaagtgtctatattcatttataaacagaaaatcaaaactttgtcttaagaacatacttttgatttacaaacaaatttttagatcagccatgttgtatgctgtgtgTATACCAGAAAAAAGGCATTTCAGAGgattccaaataaaattttgaaaatgattctgaagttgcctccgtggtatactgccgctaaccgcaagccGAGCACATCGGTATATGGGCCTCCGTATAGTACAGTATACAGCAGTATAGTACCATATAGTACCATAGCAGTATAGTACCAATAAACtttatagaatttctaatattgagacattgcaacaaatgtccaacaaaataatttccaattttagactaAAATCGTTGCTATCTTCTATTGCTattccttgtacccttagtaaaTATAAATTAGGCTacgtttagtttaagtttaaaacaATGTagttcctacatggttcaattcaacaactgccagaggcaattgaaatgtattaataataattaaaaatgtaacatagcaaataaggatgatagtgttaagaaaacacggaacacctagtctaagaaataaatgcatgtattagataattagcaaataaaattattaaaaaaaaactacaagtGACGTTGACGGTTTAGAGTTACTAAAACGACATTGGATTAAAAGTGTCGTGTAAGCGAGTAACGAaattattgcaaattttgcgcGATTATACCTCCTGAATATTTACGTGCCCTTGCCCTTGCCCGGTCTTTAAGGACTGCGGTTGCCTGGAACGAAACTCAGATATCGGACAATAACTAGTGACAATGGTTCTCGAATAGAATGCAAGTAGGATGAGAGACATATGGCTTAGAACTTTCATCTGTAGGAGAACTTTAAATTCGATTTAGTATGTTATTTGTACCACATTTGTGCCGCTATTCCAACATTTTTGTCCAGTAATCCTTGAGTTAAATTTAAGTAGACTTTTAagtaaaattaataattttaacAACAGCGCACGTTCTCTTCAATTTTTAGACGTTTTGGATGgaattaaaacacattttaatgATATTGCGTATTTGTCAAAGTTAAGTTTATCAATATTTAAGCCAAAGCTACATATTTCAAAGAATTAGTGAAGCTTATTAAAATTATAATATAGACTGTTGAACAGGAACCTCAGGAGCAGGATCAACAGGAACAGCACAATAGATAGATACTTCAACGGCGTATGGTAGTATTGGTCCCGAACCTCCAATCACTAAGCCTACTGAGTTCATCTGCAGTCCACCGTTGTTGATTCCAAGCGTAAATCCTTCCTTGTGGAATTTCGATGCCTCTGCTAAATAAGCCGTGATTGACAGCTGAAAGCAAAATCAAAATCACATTAGATGTAGGGATAGTCTTGCAAAACGTGATCAAATCAGTAACCAGCTTACCGGTGTCGCAAAGTAAATGCTTGCTGGAAGTGTGGTCCCTTTGCCAATCACTCTATGCGCACAGAGGATATCGTTTTGGGCTATTCTTCCGTGAAAGTGACTGAGCTCTCCGAGTGCGCTCGACCATGGCCATATTCCGGTGCACTGGTCAATGATGATCAgcgtcaaaaacaaaagtgaCGCAATGTAGGTCAGATTGAGGAACGGCGGTGTGCGTTGGAACATGGCTGGTGAGAATCGTCTGGCCTGGTCGAGTACCTTTTGTCTTATGGTGGACTTCAAGTTACGGCGAGTGCTCATCGACATCCGCTGGCTTCTCGCACATTTGACAACATTTTATACATAGCGTGAAGCAGCGTAATAAAGATACATGAGAGCCaaaatataattcattaaaatcaATGGAAAGGAAAGCACGGGAGAAAGTCTTTATTTATCACGGTTCAATATTAATCGGAACAGGTTCATGTTCGAAAAAGTTTTTTGCTTGGACATATTcaaaataaaacattattttaaatattcgcTTCTTTTAAAACCATCTGGATTTTTAACAATCAATTGAAACATAATTGCGTAGTTTGTTtatctatttttaaaaatatatttttgggaCAAGACGTAGCGTATAAGCGTGATCTAGGCTCAAAACTACCAGTGTTTTTTCAAGTCTATGAGAGATGTgaattaacaattttttttttaataagctaTTGACGAAGTAAATGTCTCATATTAGTAAACATACAACCTATATCAACTTAATTAATTTAACTCACTCTTCGGCCTGGGCGTTTCCtatcatttatttttataacataatCGACAAAGTATAAAATTGATTAGCGGCGAAAGCAAACCTTTCCCGACCATGCAATTAATAATCATAAAACTTCCTCCGAGTTCCAACTGCACTCCCAGAGTGTGCTAATCTCATTAAGTCATTTCTCATACCATGTAACACATGCCCTCCCATTGCGCTTGCAACTGCTATCAGCGAACGTCCAGTAGGCAATTTACAATTAACGCAATCCGATAGTGCGTAATGCAAAAGCTGCCTATCTTCAGCCCAGCCGCAAATTGGCGAGCATCAAGCAAGGTAGCTACCCACTTGCCTCGGGAAGAagcaatttttaattaaattagcaATCTTCCACTATGTATTGCCTTTAAGGTTATGGAGGTGGGTGTTGGCTATCAGTTACGCATACCCACACGCACCCATCCATCGGGTTGCGAGCGGCACAACCGAAGGGATCCGTCCGTCGTAATTTAATTACACCGGGAGTGAGTCGATACTTCTTGCCTCCATATGCCGTATTCCCTATCTGGTTCAGCTGGCCATGTTGCACACCTTGGGCTTTGGCGATGCATTAAGTACGCTCAACGCTGCCCTGTGTACGCGGTTTGAAAGTACCTGAGCCTACATTATGTAAGCCGTCTAAAGCGGAAGGAGGAGAGAACAAAGAAAATTCGATCACTAATGGCATTGTTTTACAAGTTTTATCCTCTTGTGGAATCGAATGCCCTTTGATGCTATTGTGATGATTGCCCAAGAAAGGTGACCGGAGCAGTGGTGTAGCCATGCTAAGGTAATTTCCCTAAGAACTCAGGGTGAGCgttaaagctttttttttggttcagtaaaaaaacacattttaattGCAGGAAATCAAAACGTTATCGTTTATGATCTTTAGCCACAAGACGGAATTACAGGATTTTTTGGTAGAAGCAACAGCCTTCCTAATCGAATAAAGTtcacttttatttaattttattatcatttttacTCAAATCCCAAACAATCTCGTATACCGAACACTCGTCACATGGAGATTTATCTGTTATTATaaagattctcttaaaacgttaatgtatggtccatgagagggcttccgacgaaagtggctactcctggtacatgcaaggtgcccccggggaacccgtaggaggggacatttccgttttagcaccaaaatatgccgtgcggcggctctttcagtgtgtttttccaccaaagagatggttattcgctcgaaatcgataagtgaccacattggccactcttggaaccaatgaggtgccctcggggaacccgtagaatgacatttccgttttaacaccaaaatatgccttgcggcggctcttttgtcatgattttccaccaaacagatggttatgcgcttgaaatcgataattgaccacattggccactattggaacctatgaagtaccgccgtggagctcatagaagaggacatttccgtgtttactctcactcacttaaaatcgattagcgaccacattggccactcttgaaacctatgaggtgcctatgtgtccatctacccttagtgtcccacgcacgctgccatttgaccattaaGGCCatcctgacagtcctacggatgcctctcgtgccgcgcatttcgaagccaTCTATGttttcaccgataacgatgtcaataagCATCATACCGGtcatgacgcaaagtgcatcgtgcgacacggtacggtacgcgctcgcgtACATGAGCCTAAACGTACTTTTTAACtacgttctgtagcagttaatattCAGGGACATGCCCCAAGCTgcccccccatacctcagtatggacagagcgacactaaccagaagcttgcgcttgctggcataaaccgcagagctattggacgtCATCCGGAACAACGCCACTATAgttgtggaggcacgcttgcaggcgtaattgacgtggctaccaaaggtgagcttatcgtcgatcattacccccaagagtttgatggagcgttcagaggtaaCCACGCAGTTGACttcccttatcaccgcttgttgctccgactttcggttgttaacaacaaccacctcagtctagTGGTGAGCAAGTTCTAACTTCCTgaaactcatccactcctccacaattgcgatcgagtgggctgcagtcaactccacctcttcgatcgattcgccgaagacctccagcgtaatatcgtcagcgaagccgacgattaccacgcccaccgggaacatcaacctcaagacaccgtcgtacatgacgttccataacaccggacccagtatggaaccttgcggaatccctgaggttatgtcaacgcattTCCGACCAGCCTCCGTGTCGTAtgccagtactcgattctggatgTCGCTTCcaagaatcttgtacaggtactcgggaattccaagacgcaggagcgcatctgcaatagctgcccaactggcactattgaaagcattcctcacgtcgagagtcactactcccctcctcttacgctggatagctatctctgCGGAtatggtaaccgacaagatagcgtctacggtcgacttaccctttcggaagccaaactggttactcgatagatcatccgcaccctccgtgtgcatcaacaacctgttgagaatgattttctcgagcaccttccgcgccgtatcaagcaggcatattggtctatatgccgacggatcccccggtggttttcccgcctttggcaataggaccaagctctgcctttttcatgcttcagggaagactccctcgtccaggcatctctgcatgacagatctgaacatctcgggagcctcagcaaggGCCGCTTTAACGGCCAgtttcgcaattgcttgagtccacccgtaagccggtggcctcccattcctatggtggactttcctaggcatggtgacatcgcatgcacgcgaaaGTACTGTTActagctgctcgccgctcagaccgagagtattgtgctcgcggcggagcgcttccttaaacacctcgtcgtcgaagttcGATGTCTTTCACATACCAGGGCTAGGCCttgccccttcttccgtccgctgaatgctggtcgtatagtcgatactgtagcgaaccaccaggtggtcgctgtgagtgtagccatcatctaccctccagttcgaactactcgtttggccagggctccagaacgtaataTCGATAATGGACTCGGCCCCATttcagctgtaggtacttttggtacccacattggccaagtccacatccaacatggccagtgattccagcaggatctgcccccgttgattcttggaacggcttccccattccacggccaaAGCGTTGAAGTTCCCCGCTATCatcaccggcctacgccccatcaagttagccgtcaaacaatccagcatacgaccgaactgctcgatcgaccatcgaggaggcgcatagcagctgcagatgAAGACCCCATGGACTTTGGCAATGTCGAAGCCCTcatgtgtcgaagacaccaactcttggactgggtatttccccgttgtccatatcgccgccattttagacccatcggtgacccaattaccgttcctggcgggtacccggtgaggatccgctatgatggcgatatccgtcccccagtcagcaactgtctgacacagcagttgctgggctgtaTCACaatggttcaggtttagctgcgttacctgcactgtgattttgcagcacactTAAACgtcgggcacttcgaaccccccaattgggagggttcgtgcagcattgtgccttatgtccctccaatccgcagcgtcggcagagcttgcttctgtcagggcctttgcagttctATTGCTTGTGCcctggttccaggcacttgaagcaaacttcgggttgctcgtatatgcccacagggcacaccgaccatcccacctaggcgctccctaacttgactaccttggaggcgtccgctgcagatagccgaaccaatgctacctgcgtccctgccggacctttccgtagccgaacggccgcggtgggcgtctccacttcacactgtcgccgcagtgccgtgacgagctcttcgacttcggtgatctcgtccaggtctttaacccttagattcacctccgtcatGAGTGCCTTCTTGTAACGGCgtaacttcttgtaggcggcgcccttttgcgagacgccccgtttcagctcgaggatcatctcgcccgtccgggtacgtcttatacgacgtacgtcggcgccgagttcaccgagcttgacgtcactcctcatcgccttcaagacgtccgagtacttagcctcgtccgtcttgatgactagggcatcgcccctggagcgattagcgcctaccctagacttcttgctgcCGTCaatcgcctgggccttcttcgGCCCTTGACGTATTCGGTTTCCTCTTTTTCTTTACCAGgatccaggaggcgtcatctcTCACTATTTCcttggtctggggcggctgagagctctcagcctgccgtaactccttaccaccgtctttcttgggtggacggacctttccacccaagtaaccaaaagttcctttgagactacgtttttcgcttaatcagctttactgagctgcttaagcggaaaacgtactcttaaaggagcttttggttacttgggcagGTCCTTTCtctcccggttttggaggtacctggccggggctCAGCTTCTACatttgttcggggtagtaaccccaCTACatttgttcggggtagtaaccctccgcgttttggagcggcccccagggagctcatcccctggagactgtctcccccgtttttgtgtctgctccgttggagcagtctcccccgacgtgcccgcgaatacttcagcctcagtctgggtagactttggcaccaccgtctttgctggcacgccctcggtcgattcgatcttgcccgagtccgcgaatccttgggcctcagtctgggtagacctcgactccacgggtTTCACGGGTTCGTACTTGGCCGTCCCGAGCGCCCTCTctagcttggcgtccaacattgactttcgaagtttcagcaagctccccttgaggcagagatgcatctgaacacgagaacgcgtattcgtgttcaaaacgttctgaacactgcacactgttcaagagcactgacttAACTTAGCAAATTGTAttctaggaaaacaaattcaagcgacggcatgctacacatttttcggctagtaatAGAACACGTGagcatctaacggatagaaaacaagcatgctcgtatgtt comes from Armigeres subalbatus isolate Guangzhou_Male chromosome 2, GZ_Asu_2, whole genome shotgun sequence and encodes:
- the LOC134209036 gene encoding uncharacterized protein LOC134209036; the protein is MSTRRNLKSTIRQKVLDQARRFSPAMFQRTPPFLNLTYIASLLFLTLIIIDQCTGIWPWSSALGELSHFHGRIAQNDILCAHRVIGKGTTLPASIYFATPLSITAYLAEASKFHKEGFTLGINNGGLQMNSVGLVIGGSGPILPYAVEVSIYCAVPVDPAPEVPVQQSIL